Proteins encoded within one genomic window of Phototrophicus methaneseepsis:
- a CDS encoding FHA domain-containing protein, with product MAYGRLDIFWPDGRLESVTLTGQTVSVGRSAGNSVVLDTETVSRYHFSITHENDTVSITDLDSENGTYVDGVRLPSNEARILDGVEEIQAGHLRIIFHALDETPTSPMPLGGEEDTQRIEREEATFRLQVDATRLDVWPAASSSAELAITNIGTEPQLYNIEVQGLPRGWARINRPRLEIAPNETAYVLINIKPPRRPDNTPRSYPTQINVYSDDRPDITLTAPLDVRIQGYSGFGVALARPLIENRESIRIFLHNQGSAPLNIRLRGASPDGALILRLPDGILRLAAGQRMQITGEAVPRQRALLGQSTIHRFDILAQSQSNAPFTAVVSGKAEVAARFKIWQLMAVGGIAASLLILAFLAALGALAPRPPQIRDLQVNSGQLAQGDSLILQWASDNTDAINIRVNQAPFLTLDGTANSVEIDTSELSGDVTITVQGSGDGSTDEESVSVYIYREMLINSFTVEPATVVRNVISTINLSWDVAGATSVEISGLEAFTNAPIQRTFDSVDSLQGISGVATGPVILSLRAEDEVGNVAERQVTVTVSDPTCIANEEVVLREGPNTRNQQVGIIPAGERVVVDAQDGNAGWLRIVLPSAVRGWGERDLFTCDSSFQVESLQAVLNVPPPQQASPMPSSQPQTGQPPTGQPQANQPQIGPTLPPNVTATLSAAPTQTPISTPPPSPTLAIETAP from the coding sequence ATGGCATATGGTCGTCTCGACATCTTCTGGCCCGATGGCCGCCTGGAATCAGTGACACTCACCGGGCAGACTGTGTCAGTAGGGCGTTCCGCGGGCAATAGTGTTGTGCTGGATACAGAGACTGTCTCCCGTTACCACTTCAGCATCACGCACGAAAATGATACCGTCTCCATTACGGACCTCGACAGCGAAAATGGCACTTACGTCGATGGGGTGCGCTTACCCAGCAACGAGGCGCGCATACTGGATGGTGTCGAAGAAATCCAGGCGGGGCACCTGCGCATCATCTTCCACGCACTTGACGAGACGCCCACTTCCCCCATGCCGCTGGGTGGTGAAGAAGATACACAGCGTATCGAGCGAGAAGAAGCCACGTTCCGGCTGCAAGTCGATGCCACAAGGCTAGACGTCTGGCCGGCTGCGAGCAGTTCAGCAGAGTTAGCCATTACCAACATTGGGACAGAGCCACAACTCTATAACATTGAGGTGCAGGGGCTGCCGCGTGGTTGGGCACGGATTAACCGCCCCCGGCTGGAAATCGCCCCAAACGAAACGGCCTACGTCCTCATCAACATCAAGCCACCACGCCGCCCGGATAACACGCCCCGGTCCTACCCCACACAGATTAACGTCTACAGCGATGATCGCCCGGACATCACCCTCACAGCGCCCCTGGATGTACGCATCCAGGGATACAGCGGTTTTGGTGTCGCCTTGGCACGTCCATTGATAGAAAATCGGGAATCTATACGTATCTTCTTGCATAATCAGGGTAGTGCGCCGCTGAATATCCGGCTGCGAGGGGCCAGCCCGGATGGGGCGCTGATACTGCGCCTGCCGGATGGAATCCTGCGGTTAGCAGCAGGCCAGCGGATGCAAATAACGGGCGAAGCCGTGCCGCGTCAGCGTGCTTTGCTAGGGCAATCGACGATACACCGCTTTGATATTCTGGCGCAATCGCAAAGCAACGCCCCCTTTACAGCTGTCGTCAGCGGCAAGGCAGAAGTCGCCGCCCGTTTTAAAATCTGGCAGTTGATGGCCGTCGGTGGCATTGCTGCCTCGCTATTGATCTTGGCTTTTCTGGCTGCTTTAGGGGCATTGGCCCCGCGCCCGCCACAGATCCGCGATCTGCAGGTGAACAGCGGACAACTGGCCCAGGGTGATTCGCTTATCTTACAGTGGGCATCTGATAACACGGATGCCATCAATATTCGCGTCAATCAAGCGCCCTTCCTCACGCTAGATGGCACAGCCAACAGCGTCGAAATCGACACGAGCGAGCTTTCCGGCGATGTGACGATTACAGTCCAGGGCAGCGGCGACGGCAGCACAGATGAAGAGAGCGTCTCCGTCTATATCTACCGCGAAATGCTCATCAATAGCTTCACCGTAGAGCCTGCGACCGTGGTACGGAACGTCATCAGCACGATTAACCTAAGCTGGGATGTCGCCGGAGCCACATCCGTAGAAATCAGCGGCCTGGAGGCATTCACCAATGCGCCGATCCAAAGGACGTTCGATTCCGTAGATAGCCTGCAAGGCATCAGCGGTGTGGCAACGGGGCCGGTCATCCTGTCGTTACGCGCTGAAGATGAAGTCGGCAATGTGGCTGAGCGGCAGGTCACCGTCACCGTCAGCGACCCAACCTGTATTGCCAATGAAGAAGTCGTCCTGCGAGAAGGGCCAAACACCCGTAACCAACAGGTCGGCATCATACCCGCTGGCGAACGCGTCGTCGTTGATGCGCAGGATGGGAATGCAGGCTGGCTGCGCATCGTCTTGCCCAGCGCTGTACGCGGATGGGGTGAACGCGACCTCTTTACGTGTGATAGCAGCTTCCAGGTGGAATCATTACAGGCTGTGCTCAACGTCCCACCACCACAGCAGGCATCCCCAATGCCATCATCACAGCCACAAACAGGGCAACCACCAACGGGCCAGCCGCAGGCAAACCAACCACAAATAGGGCCAACATTGCCCCCCAACGTGACAGCTACGCTTTCCGCTGCGCCCACCCAGACGCCGATCTCCACGCCGCCACCGTCGCCCACCCTGGCGATAGAGACGGCTCCCTGA